The proteins below come from a single Chrysoperla carnea chromosome 1, inChrCarn1.1, whole genome shotgun sequence genomic window:
- the LOC123291047 gene encoding patronin isoform X7 yields the protein MWCAISKLCTKQDQSVTPTTVSDLSTSEINPGEDTRMDLAQDTLSYDSAQSKYRASVKWLLSKAFNNKIPENLREPFYKDHENQEHLKPQIIGGLANCELYCLALGNIYSDPNYNNLNHTTILQTLARKGVFNNTKNIEITETILIQTNPLRIQAHITVIESIMILYMKEVASYDQIYNSIERIGQLSRIQSTSALHEADQALLIWLNCICAALQQRILLTHDDDSSDQQSSENGKNKIPKIPSNIQDLKELSNGIVLASLISYYCPDEVSIHQIKYNTQSISESLSNLILVYQFCSKHLPPCSVFHMLPEDIAYLKSCMKYNLLVFLADLFNILEIHPIQCVRYPGMDRSSIDTTNGTSSSTTTKSTEKKTTTFATLPNTTTWQQQSVIQSSSGGSGGNNDTSGNSTSNTGTGGNVVMASQLNNIRMKLEEKRRHIESEKRRMELIMSKQRQKVGKAAFLQAITKGKNNILTRGAGDNNCSDNNIDNDDGVQVVNVNDNNTHVDIDMTTPQRPFTLKEITDDAQTVENKWLNPENGGDSSHFIETRKTPDIENMDLEQYQQSLAMMNNSLHDIQVDIQRLASQQNQIQHQNLLQQQQQHMAFILSQQQQQQTQHQQPQQPMYHYGSHHNISTQSANAQHLNQMHNMFSSVSHIPHHQQQQQQQQLFNNTNSNVGSGGGGGEFYLHDNKQQTSSSSSPIQRRTWSSQSPGQQQQQQLNNNVNKTTWKATSDNKPQTLSQQHLQDLQRYQNGQQQWSTPSSSTTSSPQHRTLGGHGSVHRQISHMLSSGSGDGPHQQQPVNLKQIEHQDRTLTRSSSALINLNTGTSNNYNNTGGSGGVVPVPDDMEPQNISFIGNNDTTIPLTDGMNRLNITSGTRTYRIPSPTRQYHHYPHVSSIQQQQQQQQQQQQQQLQQLQQQLQEQQDNNTEQKGFYISFDDNEQQPKRPKPPLRGIKSRSSPKKERSSDDLKTTHDRERDHDNVDNILLRKSSSTLLNRNNSNISNTTTASTTSTSSNSNTNDSKIREKSPSAAIIIGSEPDPNSLDEMEKKKERIMLLSLQRRQQQEEMKARKEAEIIARREHEKQKEEERQRKKEEQAQRRQIILEQYKLKKAIEEAEREGKILDKTELMNTIMKSTPSTPSTSTSSSSTKLRGKTTGRPRPKTIHVDTGSVELAEGMLTPSSRGKKGSTSNLTRDLNSHTSYNNNNNNTNTMSSMRRDYYRGSHDSLADTTSSSLYRDSPDDGRGASPCCSVNQTLGRRASYKTSRDNNVASNDGGHIRGRSKYSTYQSNLRVGGAARLKSNSMMNLCGSSTDQDSMMYRYGDTDSGLGRATPPRRAPSPGMSGAGSGGIRHLTSPSGPGSLPPGLMTSKQRRMFDDGCSDISSTPSSMMDYSGPRLYKQPTTKSNRGIMLNAVEYCVFPGVVNKEAKNRVLEEIARSESKHFLILFRDAGCQFRALYSYCPEREEVSKLYGTGPKQVNDRMFDKFFKYNSGGKCFSQVHTKHLTVTIDAFTIHNSLWQGKKVNLPNKKDMALVI from the exons tcAAAATATCGAGCATCAGTAAAATGGTTGTTATCGAAagcatttaataacaaaataccaGAAAATTTGCGTGAACCATTTTATAAAGATCATGaa aatcAAGAACATTTAAAACCACAAATAATTGGTGGTTTAGCGAATTGTGAATTATATTGTTTAGCATTAGGTAACATTTATTCAGATccaaattacaataatttaaatcataCAACAATATTACAAACATTAGCACGTAAAGGTGTCTTCAACAATACCAAAAATATCGAAATCACTGAAACAATATTAATTCAAACGAATCCATTACGTATACAAGCACACATAACTGTTATCGAATCCATTATGATATTATATATGAAAGAAGTAGCATCCTatgatcaaatttataattcaattgaaCGTATTGGACAATTATCACGAATTCAATCGACATCAGCGCTACATGAAGCCGATCAAGCGTTGTTGATATGGTTAAATTGTATATGTGCTGCGTTACAACAACGGATCTTATTAACGCATGATGATGATTCGAGTGATCAACAGAGCTCG gaaaatggtaaaaataagaTTCCTAAAATACCATCAAACATACaagatttaaaagaattatcaaaTGGTATTGTGTTAGCTTCGTTAATATCGTATTATTGTCCGGATGAAGTATCAATACatcaaattaaatacaatacacAATCTATATCGGAATccttatcaaatttaatattagtttaCCAATTTTGTTCTAAACATTTACCACCATGTTCTGTATTTCATATGTTACCTGAAGATATTGCTTATTTAAAAAG ttgtatgaaatataatttactagTATTCCTTGCTgatttattcaatatattagAAATACATCCAATTCAATGTGTTCGATATCCTGGAATGGATCGTTCATCTAttg atacaaCAAATGGTACATCATCATCAACAACTACAAAAAGTACAGAAAAGAAAACCACAACATTTGCAACATTACCAAATACAACAACATGGCAACAACAAAGTGTTATACAAAGTAGCAGTGGTGGAAGTGGTGGAAACAATGATACAAGCGGTAATTCAACAAGCAATACTGGTACAGGTGGTAATGTTGTAATGGCatcacaattaaataatattcgtaTGAAATTAGAAGAGAAACGAAGACATATTGAAAGTGAAAAACGTCGTATGGAATTAATTATGAGTAAACAACGACAAAAAGTTGGTAAAGCTGCATTTTTACAAGCAATTACAAag GGAAAGAACAATATATTAACTCGAGGTGCTGGTGATAATAATTGTAgtgataataatattgataatgatGATGGGGTTCAGGTTGTAAATGTAAATGATAACAACACACATGTTGACATTGACATGACAACACCTCAGCGACCATTCACGCTGAAG GAGATAACAGATGATGCACAAACAGTTGAAAATAAATGGCTGAATCCAGAGAATGGTGGTGATTCAAgtcattttattgaaactagAAAAACACCTGACATTGAAAATATGGATTTAGAACAATATCAACAATCATTAGCAAT gaTGAATAATAGTTTACATGATATACAAGTGGATATACAACGTTTAGCATCACAACAGAATCAAATCcaacatcaaaatttattacaacagcaacaacaacataTGGCCTTTATTTTAtcacagcaacaacaacaacaaactcAACATCAACAACCCCAACAACCGATGTACCATTATGGTTCACATCATAATATATCAACACAATCAGCTAATGCTCAACATTTAAATCAAATGCATAATATGTTTAGTTCTGTATCACATATACCAcatcatcaacaacaacaacaacaacaacaattatttaataatacgaATAGTAATGTTGGTAGTGGTGGGGGTGGGGGTGAATTTTATTTGCATGATAATAAACAACAAACGTCTTCATCATCTTCACCTATACAACGACGTACATGGTCATCACAATCACCAggtcaacaacaacaacaacaattaaataataatgttaataaaacaaCGTGGAAGGCTACAAGTGATAATAAACCACAAACTTTGTCACAACAACATTTACAAGATTTACAGAg GTATCAAAATGGTCAGCAACAATGGTCAACACCTTCATCATCAACGACATCATCACCACAACATAGAACACTAGGCGGTCATGGTAGTGTACATCGACAGATATCACACATGTTATCTAGTGGCAGTGGTGATGGTCCACATCAACAGCAACCAgtgaatttgaaacaaattgaaCATCAAGATCGTACGCTAACACGCAGTTCAAGtgcattaattaatttgaataccggtactagtaataattataataatactggTGGAAGTGGAGGGGTAGTACCAGTACCAGATGATATGGAACCACAGAATATATCATTTATTGGTAATAATGATACAACAATACCATTAACAGATGGTATGAATCGTTTAAATATTACATCTGGTACAAGAACATATCGAATACCATCACCTACTAGACAATATCATCATTATCCACATGTATCATCTAttcaacagcaacaacaacaacaacaacaacaacagcagcaGCAACTGCAACAACTGCAACAACAATTACAAGAACAACAAGATAATAATACTGAACAAAAAG GTTTTTATATATCATTCGATGATAACGAACAACAGCCAAAACGTCCAAAACCACCGTTACGTGGTATCAAATCACGCTCATCACCTAAAAAAGAACGTTCATCAGATGACTTAAAAACAACACACGACCGTGAACGTGATCATGACAATgttgataatatattattaagaaaatcatCATCAACGCTTTTAAATcgtaataatagtaatattagtAATACAACAACAGCGAGTACTACAAGTACAAGTAGTAATAGTAATACAAACGATAGTAAAATTAGAGAGAAAAGTCCATCAGCTGCTATTATCATTGGTTCGGAACCAGATCCGAATTCATTAGATGAAatggaaaagaaaaaagaacGTATTATGTTATTATCATTACAACGACGACAACAGCAAGAAGAAATGAAAGCACGTAAAGAAGCTGAGATAATAGCGCGACGTGaacatgaaaaacaaaaagaggAAGAACGACAACGTAAAAAGGAGGAACAAGCGCAAAGAAGACAAATTATATTAGaacaatataaattaaagaaagcTATCGAAGAAGCTGAGCGTGAA GGCAAAATACTAGATAAAACGGAATTAATGAATACAATAATGAAATCAACGCCATCAACTCCATCTACATCGACTTCATCATCATCAACTAAACTACGTGGTAAAACAACTGGCAGACCCAGACCCAAAACAATCCATGTTGATACTGGTAGTGTTGAATTAGCCGAAGGAATGTTAACCCCAAGTAGTAGAGGGAAAAAAGGTTCTACGTCGAATTTAA caagAGATTTAAACTCACAtacatcatataataataataataataatacaaatacaatGTCATCAATGAGACGTGATTACTATCGTGGATCACATGATAGTTTAGCTGATACCACATCTAGTTCATTATATAGag attCACCAGATGATGGTCGAGGTGCATCACCATGTTGTAGTGTTAATCAAACATTAGGACGACGAGCATCTTATAAAACATCTAGGG ACAACAATGTAGCTTCTAATGATGGTGGACATATTAGAGGACGTTCTAAATATTCTACATATCAATCAAATTTAAGAGTAGGAGGTGCTGCTCGTCTTAAATCTAATTCAATGATGAATTTGTGTG GTTCAAGTACTGACCAGGATAGTATGATGTATCGTTATGGTGATACAGATTCAGGTTTAGGACGAGCAACACCACCAAGACGTGCACCATCACCGGGTATGAGTGGCGCTGGTAGTGGTGGTATACGCCATTTAACATCACCATCCGGACCTGGCTCATTACCACCTGGTTTGATGACATCAAAACAACGTCGAATGTTTGATGATGGATGTAGTGATATAAGTTCAACGCCAAGTTCAATGATGGACTATTCGG gTCCACGTTTATATAAACAACCGACAACAAAATCAAATCGTGGTATAATGTTAAATGCTGTTGAATATTGTGTATTTCCTGGTGTTGTAAATAAAGAAGCTAAAAATCGTGTGTTAGAAGAAATAGCACGATCCGAGAGTAAacatttcttaatattatttcgtgATGCTGGTTGTCAATTTCGTGCGTTGTATTCATATTGTCCAGAACGTGAAGaagtttcaaaattatatgGTACTGGTCCAAAACAAGTAAATGATCGTATGTTTGATAAGTTTTTTAA aTATAATTCTGGTGGTAAATGTTTTTCACAAGTTCATACAAAACATTTAACTGTAACCATTGATGCCTTTACAATACATAATTCATTATGGCAaggaaaaaaagttaatttaccaaataaaaaagatatggCACTTGTTATTTag